The Astyanax mexicanus isolate ESR-SI-001 chromosome 20, AstMex3_surface, whole genome shotgun sequence genome contains a region encoding:
- the LOC103045184 gene encoding carcinoembryonic antigen-related cell adhesion molecule 1-like: protein MPGGHIITLMLLIWSFVGGGICERNVEGVLHGRVELHACHRPQQTVKRVEWIKYKSSTQTRLLYTFEQSSDTSCFFNSSQNIQFIKENRSLIFVNLTKEDEGVYQNKLLFNNGSTEPCNITLSVLSPATALRISVSSSNCTLTLRCEVRGQFLNLRWFWNGLLLPDDQRISISERNLTVHVSNLNHSDSGTYTCRVSNKAGTSEAHVNITENTTICQDNVKKEEKEEVNEEKQQRQEFLIFAGLGVAVISTLLVCIILICICRKCFCRRDSPNRRKGHRKTNDIAMEEPVYDEPNCPQEQVQETSFDEEPDAPIVNTLPYVYTDFIKPKAKLTEKQQDEEAGYSTIAEMQANKKPLQNHTGVNKAAALTECMLTVVSD, encoded by the exons ATGCCTGGAGGTCACATTATCACTTTGATGCTTCTAATTTGGTCATTTGTTG GTGGAGGGATTTGTGAGCGTAATGTGGAGGGTGTGTTACACGGTCGAGTGGAGCTCCACGCATGCCATAGACCCCAACAAACTGTGAAAAGAGTGGAATGGATTAAATATAAAAGTTCAACACAAACACGTCTGTTATATACATTTGAACAGTCAAGTGACACTTCATGCTTCTTCAACTCTTCCCAAAATATTCAGTTTATTAAAGAGAATAGGAGTCTTATTTTTGTTAATCTGACAAAAGAAGATGAAGGTGTTTATCAGAATAAATTATTGTTTAATAATGGTTCGACAGAGCCATGTAACATCACTTTATCTGTACTAT CTCCTGCGACTGCATTAAGGATATCTGTGTCCAGTTCTAACTGCACTCTGACCCTGAGGTGTGAGGTGAGAGGACAGTTTCTGAACCTGCGCTGGTTTTGGAACGGCCTCCTGCTGCCAGATGACCAGAGAATCAGCATCAGTGAGAGGAACCTGACTGTGCATGTGTCTAACCTGAACCACTCAGACTCGGGCACGTACACCTGTCGGGTTTCAAATAAAGCTGGGACGTCAGAGGCACATGTGAACATCACAG AAAACACTACAATTTGTCaggacaatgtaaaaaaagaagaaaaagaagaagtaaaCGAAGAAAAACAACAACGACAAGAGTTCCTGATCTTTGCTGGACTTGGAGTTGCAGTTATTTCCACCTTGCTTGTGTGCATCATTTTAATTTGCATCTGCAGAAAAT GTTTCTGTAGAAGAGATTCACCTAACAGAAGAAAAG gTCATAGAAAAACAAATGATATTGCCATGGAAG AGCCAGTATATGATGAGCCCAACTGTCCACAAGAACAAGTACAAGAAACTTCATTTGAT GAAGAACCTGATGCTCCGATAGTGAACACTCTGCCATATGTCTACACGGACTTCATAAAGCCAAAAGCTAAGCTAACCGAAAAGCAACAGGATGAAGAGGCTGGCTACTCCACCATTGCAGAAATGCAAGCAAACAAGAAGCCCCTTCAAAACCACACAGGAGTCAATAAAGCAGCGGCTCTGACAGAATGCATGCTAACAGTAGTTAGTGACTAA
- the ift46 gene encoding intraflagellar transport protein 46 homolog → MERFERQKTKLITNQTFDETLDVNDSEEVASLYTPTPRESVLRNRSRQQLNTMANNSSDEYEEDTKKKKEPPGSPRRASENNEEEEEEEEDDDDDDDCDETDSDEEQGEPGSAPEGAYDPADYDHLRVTAEIKELFQYITRYTPQTIELDHKLRPFIPDFIPAVGDIDAFLKVPRPDGKADGLGLLVLDEPCAKQSDPTVLSLWLSENSKQHNVAEVKVKSIENPQKNPKAIDNWIESISELHRSKPPATVHYTRSMPDIDTLMQEWPPEFEELLGKVNLPTADINCDLAEYIDIICGILDIPVYKSRIQSLHVLFTLYSEFKNSQHFKALAEGHKSTTSSAPRTGTAEAETLTLE, encoded by the exons ATGGAGAGGTTTGAGCGACAGAAG ACCAAGCTCATAACCAACCAGACATTTGACGAGACACTGGATGTTAACGATTCGGAAGAGGTTGCCAGTTTGTACACACCAACTCCACGAGAATCAG TCCTCAGGAACAGGAGCAGACAGCAACTGAATACCATGGCCAACAACAGCAGTGATGAATATGAAGAAGATACCAAG aaaaagaaagaaccaCCTGGCAGTCCAAGAAGAGCTAGTGAAAataatgaggaagaggaggaggaagaagaagatgatgatgatgatgacgactgTGATGAAACTGACTCTGATGAAGAGCAAGGAGAGCCAGGTTCAGCTCCTGAAGG AGCATATGACCCGGCAGACTATGACCATCTACGcgttacagcagaaataaaagaaCTTTTCCAGTACATTACACG ATACACTCCACAGACTATAGAATTGGACCATAAGCTGAGACCATTCATTCCTGACTTCATCCCAGCTGTAGGGGACATTGATGCTTTCCTTAAA GTTCCTCGGCCTGATGGAAAAGCAGACGGTCTGGGACTGCTGGTTTTGGATGAACCCTGCGCCAAACAGTCTGATCCTACAGTGCTCTCCCTGTGGCTCTCGGAGAACAGTAAACAACACAACGTTGCT GAGGTGAAAGTGAAGAGTATTGAGAACCCACAGAAAAACCCCAAAGCCATCGATAACTGGATAGAAAGCATAAGTGAACTTCACCGCTCCAAACCACCAGCTACCGTACACTACACCAG ATCCATGCCAGACATTGATACCTTGATGCAGGAGTGGCCACCTGAGTTTGAAGAGCTTTTGGGCAAG GTAAACCTTCCTACAGCAGATATTAACTGTGACTTGGCAGAATACATCGACATAATATGTG GTATCCTGGACATTCCAGTGTATAAGAGTCGAATCCAGTCTCTCCATGTCCTATTTACACTCTATTCTGAATTCAAGAACTCCCAG CACTTTAAGGCGTTAGCAGAGGGCCACAAGTCCACCACTTCGTCTGCTCCACGCACCGGTACAGCAGAAGCAGAGACTCTGACATTAGAGTGA